The DNA sequence GTTTGCACGCTTTTCCTTCATCGCCGTCATCGCCCTGCTGGCCAGCGGTTGCGCCAACACTTCGCCGACCCTGGGCAGCAAGAACATCAGCTACGGCGACACCAAGGCCGTTGAAACCGTGACCAACGAGTTCGGTTCGACCGACCTGCAGATGATCGCCGAATCGATGACCCGCTCGATGGCCCAGTCCGGCATCCTGCAAGGTCGCCCCGTGGTTCAGGTCTATGACGTGAAGAACAAGACCAGCGAGTACATCGACACCCGTGAAATCACCACCAGCATCAAGACTCAGCTGATGAAGACCGGCGTGGCCCGCTTCGCCAGCGACAACACTGCCATGCAGAGCCAGGTCGACCAGCTCAAGCTGCAAAACCAGAGCGGCCTGTACAAGAAGAGCACCGTAGCCAAGACCGGCAACATGATCGCGGCCAAATACCGTCTTGAAGGTTCGATCAGCTCGATCGTCAAGCGCAGCAGCGACTACAAGGACGTCTTCTACAAATTCAGCCTGCAACTGATCGACGTTGAAAGCGGTCTGGCCGAGTGGATGGACGAGAAAGAGATCCGCAAAACCACGGAGCGTTAATCGATGCGCACATGGATTGGCATGATGGCCCTGGCTTGTGCGTTCAGCGTGCAAGCGGCCCCGAAAGTCGCGGTGACGGACCTGGCGTACCAGGAACGTGTGGAGCAATACATCCACATCGTTTCGTCGAAGAGCAATTATCGCGAGGGCTATTACAGCGCCAGCGGTTCTTCGAGCTACAACGAGTTCGAAGCCAACACCAGCTACATCGAACAGGCCGAGCTGCGTAAATTCACCGGCGACATCAAAGGTGAAATCCTGCGTACCGGCATGTTCCAGTTGATCCAGGGCACGCCGTACACGGCGTCGTCCAAGGGTGACATCTACGATGTGATCAAGCGGATCAAGGCCGGCAACTTCAAGGGCGCCGACTATGTGCTGTTCGGCACGGTGTCGGACATCGACTTCACCCAGGACGTGAACGAGCTGGCGAACACCGACAGCTATTCCGCCGTGCTGGGCCTGACGCTGGTGGCCGACTTCAGCCTGATCAACACCAAGACCTTCGAAATCACTTCGGCCTTCACGGCGATGGGTGAAGCGCAGGACACCAAACTGGTGAACCACCGCGACATCAAGATCTCGCTGAACCGCCCACGGGTGGTGCGTGACGTTTCGAAAGCGCTGGGCGAAGACGTGGCCGGACAGCTGAGCATGCAGCTCGGCGGTGGCGGTTACGAACAACCGCGTGAAACGCAGCAACGCAACAATCTGCCGCGCGATACCGCGCCGGTGATTCTGCGCTGATCGACAGCCGTAAACGAAAAAGGCGACCTGCAAAGGTCGCCTTTTTTGTGCCTTTACGCTTTACGCGGCAGCTTTGCGCAACGTCGCCATGAACGCCGCCGCACCGATGAACAGCCCGGCAAACGTGCGGTTCATGCGTTTCTGCTGGGTCGGTGTACGCAACAGACGCAGCACCTTTGAAGCCAGACCGGTGTAGCCGGCCATGACGATCAGGTCGACCGCAATCATGGTCACGCCGATCACCACGTACTGGATCAGCAGTGGCGCATGCGGGTTGATGAACTGCGGCAGCACCGCGAGCATGAACACCAGGGCCTTGGGGTTGCTGATGTTCACCAGAAAGCCACGGAACACCAGGGCCAACGGTTTGCCGATCGGCCGAACCGCCGCGTCGTCACTCATGTCCATCGGCAGTGCGCGCCATTGCTTGATCGCGAGATAGACCAGGTAGGCGACACCGAACCATTTGATCGCATGGAACGCGGTGGCCGAAGCAGTGAGGATCGCGCCGACACCGGCGCCGACGATGGCGATCTGCACAGCCAGGCCGATCTGCAGGCCCAGGGCGTTCCAGTAACCGCGCCAGAAACCGTATTGCAGACCGCTGGACATCGACGCAATGGCGCCGGCACCCGGAGAAAGACTGATCACCCAGCAGGCGGCAAAGAACGCCAGCCATGTTTGAAGCTCCATCGCACACCTCGACTTCGGACTCGTGACAATCCTCAAAGCTAATGCGGATTTGGCTGGATGACTACCGATTTTTTGCAGGATGTTGCGGCCGCCGACCAATGTGGCCGGCGCCCGATCACTTTTCGAAACCGCTGGAAGGGAAGATATCCGTGCCGCGCCAGCGTCGTACCGAACGTTGGAAGAACAGGCTGTTGGGCACCTGCACCATGGCGCTGCCGGTGCCGAGTTCTTCGGCTTCGATCAACGTGGTGTAGAGCAGATTGATCGCCACCACCCGACCTTTGACGCCGGGCTTGTCCGTGGTGTCCACCAGTTCGACCACGTCGCCAAGACGAAACGGGCCGACGGTGAAGATCAGAATTGCGCACAGCAGGTTCGACAGCACGCTCCACATGGCGAAGAACGCCACCGCCGCCACTGCGACGAAACCCGATAACGCAGTCCAGAGCACCGTGGCCGAGACCCCGAGGCGTTCCAGCACAAAGATCAGCGCACTGCCCATGATCAGCCAGCGCAGACCACCGCGCAGCGGCATCAGCAGCTGCGGCGGAAACGGATACTTCTCGCCCAGGCGAGTCAGGAATCGGGCGACGACGCGCTGGGCGAAGTAGCCGGCCAGCAGGATCAGCAGAATCTGCACGCCGAGCCAGATCGGCTCGACCCACACCGCCGGCAATGGAAGTCTGAAGGCTTCCATCAGGACAACGCCTCCAGCTCCGCCTGCATACTTTCCAGGGTTTCCAGAGCTTCCATCCACGCTTCTTCAAGTTCGCCTTCGCGGACTTTCAGCTTGGCCTGTTCGGCCAGCAGGTCACGCAGTTCGTTCTTGCGCGCCGGCTCGTAGATGTCGCTGTCACCGAGGCTGGCATCGACCTTGGCCAGTTTTTCGTGGAGCTTGCCCAGTTCGGCTTCGAGCTTGTCGGCTTCACGCTTGTGCGGCGCCAGTTGCTGACGCAACGCAGCGGCGGCCTGACGCTGGGCCTTTTTGTCGGTCTTGTCCGGGTTGACCGGCGTGTTGCTGACCGGAGCGTTGCGCTGACGGTACTCCACCAGCCAACGGGCGTAGTCTTCGAGGTCGCCGTCGAACTCTTCGACCTTGCCGTCCGCCACCAGGAAGAAGTTGTCGGTGGTGCTCTTGAGCAGGTGCCGATCGTGGGAAACCACCAGTACGGCGCCGCTGAACTCCTGCAGCGCCATGGTCAGCGCGAGGCGCATTTCCAGGTCCAGGTGGTTGGTCGGTTCGTCGAGCAGCAGCAGGTTCGGCCGTTCCCAGGCGATCAACGCCAGGGCCAGACGGGCCTTTTCGCCGCCGGAGAAATTCAGCACCGGCTCGTCGATACGCGCGCCCCGGAAGTCGAAACCACCGAGGAAATCACGCAGGGTCTGTTCCCGCTCTGTGGGTGCCAGACGCTGCAAATGCAGCAACGGGCTGGCCTTGGCGTCCAGCGAATCGAGCTGATGCTGGGCGAAGTAGCCGACCACGGTGTTCTCGCCACGGGTCAGGCGTCCGGCCAGCGGTGACAGCTCACCGGCGAGGTTCTTGATCAGGGTCGATTTACCCGCGCCGTTGGGGCCGAGCAAGCCGATCCGCGCGCCGGGGGTCAGTTGCAGCTTGACCTTCTCCAGCACGGTTTTCTCGCCATAACCCAGACGCGCATCGGACAGGTCGATCAGCGGGCTGGAGATCTTGGTCGACTCGCGGAACACGAAATCGAACGGCGAGTCGACGTGGGCCGCCGACAGCTCCTCCATGCGCTCCAGCGCCTTGATCCGGCTCTGGGCCTGACGGGCCTTGGTGGCCTGAGCCTTGAACCGGGCGATGTAGCTTTCCATGTGCGCACGCTGCGCCTGCTGCTTCTCGTAGGCCTGTTGCTGCTGGGCCAGACGCTCGGCACGGGCGCGCTCGAACGCGGTGTAGCCGCCACGGTAGAGCGTCAGCTTGCGCTGATCGACGTGGGCCACGTGATCGACGACTTCATCAAGGAAATCCCGGTCGTGGGAAATCAGCAGCAAAGTGCCGGGATAACTTTTCAGCCACTCTTCAAGCCAGATGATGGCGTCGAGGTCCAAGTGGTTGGTCGGTTCGTCGAGTAGCAACAGGTCTGATGGGCACATCAAAGCCTGCGCAAGGTTCAGACGCATCCGCCAGCCACCGGAGAAATCTCCTACCTGACGATCCATCTGCTCGTTGGTGAAACCGAGCCCGGCGAGCAATTTGCGCGCCCGCGCATCGGCGGTGTAGCCGTCGGCGCTGTCCAGCTCGGCGTGCAGGCGGGCCAGCGCGGTGCCGTCGTGGGCCTCTTCGGCCGCTGCGAGGTCACGCTGCACTTCGCGCAGGCGCAGGTCGCCGTCGAGCACATAGTCGACCGCCAGACGCTCGAGCGTGTCGACCTCCTGGCGCATGTGGGCGATACGCCAGTCGGTCGGCAGCAGGCAGTCGCCCGAGTCCGGGTGCAACTCACCGCGGAGCAAGGCGAACAGGCTGGATTTGCCGGCGCCGTTGGCACCGATGAGGCCGGCTTTGTGGCCGGCGTGCAGGGTCAGCTCGGCGTCTTCTAGCAGACGTTGCGGGCCACGCTGTAAAGTCAGGTTCTGAAGTCGGATCATAATGGCGGCGGAGTCTACCAGCTTCCCCCGCAACTGGCGCGAGTAGCACGATGTCCTCTGACCTGTGGAG is a window from the Pseudomonas gozinkensis genome containing:
- a CDS encoding ATP-binding cassette domain-containing protein, which translates into the protein MIRLQNLTLQRGPQRLLEDAELTLHAGHKAGLIGANGAGKSSLFALLRGELHPDSGDCLLPTDWRIAHMRQEVDTLERLAVDYVLDGDLRLREVQRDLAAAEEAHDGTALARLHAELDSADGYTADARARKLLAGLGFTNEQMDRQVGDFSGGWRMRLNLAQALMCPSDLLLLDEPTNHLDLDAIIWLEEWLKSYPGTLLLISHDRDFLDEVVDHVAHVDQRKLTLYRGGYTAFERARAERLAQQQQAYEKQQAQRAHMESYIARFKAQATKARQAQSRIKALERMEELSAAHVDSPFDFVFRESTKISSPLIDLSDARLGYGEKTVLEKVKLQLTPGARIGLLGPNGAGKSTLIKNLAGELSPLAGRLTRGENTVVGYFAQHQLDSLDAKASPLLHLQRLAPTEREQTLRDFLGGFDFRGARIDEPVLNFSGGEKARLALALIAWERPNLLLLDEPTNHLDLEMRLALTMALQEFSGAVLVVSHDRHLLKSTTDNFFLVADGKVEEFDGDLEDYARWLVEYRQRNAPVSNTPVNPDKTDKKAQRQAAAALRQQLAPHKREADKLEAELGKLHEKLAKVDASLGDSDIYEPARKNELRDLLAEQAKLKVREGELEEAWMEALETLESMQAELEALS
- a CDS encoding LysE family transporter, giving the protein MELQTWLAFFAACWVISLSPGAGAIASMSSGLQYGFWRGYWNALGLQIGLAVQIAIVGAGVGAILTASATAFHAIKWFGVAYLVYLAIKQWRALPMDMSDDAAVRPIGKPLALVFRGFLVNISNPKALVFMLAVLPQFINPHAPLLIQYVVIGVTMIAVDLIVMAGYTGLASKVLRLLRTPTQQKRMNRTFAGLFIGAAAFMATLRKAAA
- the lpoB gene encoding penicillin-binding protein activator LpoB, whose amino-acid sequence is MFARFSFIAVIALLASGCANTSPTLGSKNISYGDTKAVETVTNEFGSTDLQMIAESMTRSMAQSGILQGRPVVQVYDVKNKTSEYIDTREITTSIKTQLMKTGVARFASDNTAMQSQVDQLKLQNQSGLYKKSTVAKTGNMIAAKYRLEGSISSIVKRSSDYKDVFYKFSLQLIDVESGLAEWMDEKEIRKTTER
- a CDS encoding penicillin-binding protein activator LpoB; protein product: MRTWIGMMALACAFSVQAAPKVAVTDLAYQERVEQYIHIVSSKSNYREGYYSASGSSSYNEFEANTSYIEQAELRKFTGDIKGEILRTGMFQLIQGTPYTASSKGDIYDVIKRIKAGNFKGADYVLFGTVSDIDFTQDVNELANTDSYSAVLGLTLVADFSLINTKTFEITSAFTAMGEAQDTKLVNHRDIKISLNRPRVVRDVSKALGEDVAGQLSMQLGGGGYEQPRETQQRNNLPRDTAPVILR
- a CDS encoding mechanosensitive ion channel family protein; protein product: MEAFRLPLPAVWVEPIWLGVQILLILLAGYFAQRVVARFLTRLGEKYPFPPQLLMPLRGGLRWLIMGSALIFVLERLGVSATVLWTALSGFVAVAAVAFFAMWSVLSNLLCAILIFTVGPFRLGDVVELVDTTDKPGVKGRVVAINLLYTTLIEAEELGTGSAMVQVPNSLFFQRSVRRWRGTDIFPSSGFEK